The following DNA comes from Cheilinus undulatus linkage group 4, ASM1832078v1, whole genome shotgun sequence.
TATGTTTTTCCACACATTGTATCTAAttgtgatgtttattttttggtttTTCTTTCAATGGTTTTAAGGTGGCACAAAATAGCTCAATCAAAACAAGgataaatatgatcattttcaaaggaaCTTCAGAGGGCTGATGTGATTTGTTCATGACATGAGTAAAAGAAGCTTTGAGACGTGTGTGTTACAGCGCCTCTGGGACAACATCATAGCTGTCttctagaaataaaaataatcctTCAGCATGAAATTTACACCAGTTTACAGTGAATCCAGACATAATTCCTGCAGTGTACACTGTGAAGGGTATTTtatattcttcatttttgtcaatCTAACTAAATCAATATGCCAAATAGTAGTATTAATGCAAATTAGATCTAGGATTGGGCCgtattcattttttgttattgttaagCCTTCACAGATATTTATACCGATATACAATAGGTGTTTAAAAACCATGTTGTACAGTTCCTGCAAGCACAATCAGAGCGCACACCTCTACTCTACTCATGCTTCATTCACTCcttgtaaaaatgctttgagtttaaaaaaagttacaggggtgctggaagtgatttataCCTGCAGCATTGTTTTCAGACTCTTCAGGTAAACAGAATAATATCAGGACTGATGACTGCGTAACACCACAGATATGCTCCCTCTTCTTTTAGAGGTAATATGAGAAATAATTACCTGAATTATCTGACAGGAGCTAgaaattttaaatgatgtttcCCATGCTTTCTGATGGACCAAATAGGATGTAATTAGGGATGGGAACAATTAATCGATTAATTGGTCGTTAAGAATTTGGTCAATCACGGGGAATTTAGTCGATCTGATGTGGCCATTTGATAGAGACTAAACACGTCTTATTCTGCACTGCACAACAATATCTACCGTCATGACATTGTGAGGGGGACCATGCCTTGTTTATGTTTAGGAGCTCCAGGCTCTTGaagggtgaaaataaataaataaatgagaaacACTCTCATTAGTtacttgtttttgttattgttttatgttAAGGAAATGTTATATATATATgcccatgtatgtatgtttttatacatacataacaattaatcaattaattgatcgTTACCATTATAGATGATCGAGTTGGCAGGTTTCTTCCAAACGCCCATCCCTagatgtaataataataatatttatgtTCTCTTTGCTCATCAGTAACAAGCTTGTTTAgccatgagttaactgtgactTGCAGTGATCATTTCCCATCACTGTATCACCCTGAGAAAAAAGGAATTAACATGCTCTTAAACTTACATTGCTTTTGATTACATTACAACCAGAAATTCACATTTGACTTTAAAGAGGCACACAGTGCTGTGCTGTAGTGTGTGCCATGCCATGACATGTAAGTATACAGTATGAGCAAATCCTTTTCATCCCTGGACCCTTGTTGGAAATAAACCCAACATTATTAGCAGGAGTTCTgttatcacttttaaagcatcttcacacacagacgGTGCTGCATCAACCAGAAACAGACACATATTCCAAAGACATTTACTGAAAAGTTATGCTTCTTAAAGAGCACTGTCTTCAtgatggtaattaaagcaatacattttctattttttaataccctgTATGTGGGATTATTGTACTACAGTCTATGCAGATGTCCAGCAGTCTAGTACTAACAATTAAgtctaaacacatttttagcagagtttttatcaccaaagatctgTTTCTGGCTTGTCTTTGTCTAGTCTTTCTCGTGGAAAAAAGGAAGTCAATGAGCAGTTTTATTCATAGTCCAAGTCCACTCTGTCGTAGTGGCGTTTCTAGAGCTGCTCCACTCTGTCACAGCCTCTCCCCTAAATCAGTAAATATGTTAAATGAAGTTACTGAATTGCAGCATTTTAGTGTTATTATCTGTTACTGACTGAGAGCAGAGGAAACAGACAATTGTGTATCCAGGTCTCTTTAAGTTTTTCTTCAATTCCAACCTGCAGTCTTACCTGCACACCTTGGTGGATAGACGCTGCATGCTGTCTGGGCAGTATTTTTTGCTAAAAATTACACATCACATCCTGGAATATTtaagttttcattatttttgtaaaatatgacatgaagATATACTTGgagtatttttttattcaactctAAGTAGTTACTGTGCTTTGTTTACCAGTTAGGATAATATATATTGTTCATAGAGACAATATTTTCAGAATCCATATGACTATAGGCAGgtttattttaagtttatttagcCTGGACTACCAGTCAGGGTGCATTGACTATACTGTCACAGATAAGGTAAACCTGGAGATGACGTGCAgtatttttccttgtttttttattctttccttCTGTTTAACAACCAATCGGTTGGTCAGTGTGCAAGAAGTATTTCTTTGGTTGACTTTGGCCTGAGATGTTGGGCCAGTGCAATGTATTGTGTCAtgtatcctatcctgtcctatcctatcctatcctatccttttGTATTGTGAGATACCCTGTGATTCCAGCTCTACTTGTTTTTGTATGACTGCAGTTTCTTAAACATCACTCTGAATTACTATTAAAAACatgatcaatcaatcaaaaaatTAAGGAGCGTTCTTAATGTCTCTGAAAGAtggataaataaaactgatgtatTCAAAATTCACCATTACTTCATTGTTGATGTGTGCAGCCATCGGAGCTTGATTTAAGTACCATACACTCTGTGATATGTCAGAACCCTTAAGGCTAAATTTCAGAGGCATGTCAAGAGTTTAAGAGGTTATTGCCTGTAATTCTTAGGTAAACCGGAAAGATTGTGATCTCAGGTCCTAACATAGAATTAAGGTAATTAGAAGCATTATGGTGATGGTGGTGCGCCTGCAGACCAATGTTTGTCAGACACAGACACTGGATTTTGTAGGAACTCAAACGTCAGGCGCCTTAAATGAGGGGTTACTTTTTCCTGGAGAGCTATTGCAGGACATTGTTCCCTGCTTTTATGGCTCCACTTCCTTGTTTCCATCTTCTTGGCCACTGTGTCATTTTCCCTTCTTAACTGTTTGCATCAGGAGAGCAGTTCTTCCCCCCTGGGTGTGTAAATAAAGCTGCCTCTTTATTATTTCATCGTATGTGGAGATGGGACCTGAACTGTGTGTGAAAAAGAACAACTTAAAGCAGCACCCTTTGTGTGTAACGAGTAATGTAAGTGATGTCCCTACTGGCAATGTAGCTATAATCAATTAATTTTATACTTTACACAACATTGGGTACGCTTCATTGAATAAAGAGATGTGTGAGAAAAGTCAGTCATTTAGTGCTCATGATCCACTATCTAATAACTTACTTTCCCTGTCCTTTCCCTTGTGTTCCCTCTGTAGTGCGTGAGGTGCCAATGCCATCAAGTAGTGCCAGTGTTGAGTGTGCCTCCAAGCCAACTCCACTCAAACCCTCTGGACCATCATCCTCtgcagctcctgctgctgccgTCCAGAGCCCCCCTCCAAAAGATGACAATAAAAAGAAGAAGCCtgagaaaaaaggtaaaagctGAAGGGGGAAAATATGGCATGTGAAGGGTTTTATATGAATCCTTTGAAGCCTTAATGCAATAAAACGGTTTGATAAAACGGTTGAATTCGTATACCTCACAAAACATGTGGGTGTCAGATTGTTATCAGAGCCACTGTGACAAAAGAACAACCATTAACAACCATTGATGCAATACTATTGGTTCTCAACCTGAGGTCTGGGACCCCTtagaggggggtgggggggtacCTTCTGCAACATTATTTTAaccttatttttttacatttttatgctaaTGCATATAAAGCTGAAATATCATCCTCTTAATAAATCATTCATCTTAGTGccagtttgaaaatgtttacCTGGGACACATTTGttgcagaggttttttttgtttgttttatttttttaagagtaTTACTAATGTGCATATATTTATTTGGAACAAGGCATCCATGCCTAAACCCTGGCAGTTGAAaaagttttcaggaaatgttgatttttgtggAGAAGCATCATTCTTCAACCCAGACTCAACCGTTTTAGACCTGTCCTGTTTGTCATATCAGTAGATTCCAAGCTGGGGTCCAGGACTAGGGTGAGCACCAAAGACCTCAGGAGAAACGTGAGGCTTTGTCAGCTCTGAGGttttcaaaattagatttttacatttgaatgtAAACCattcattaaatatttaataaaaaagaaattacaccTATTTTCTTGGAGTTTGGGCTCAgcttttttttcagatacaAGAAGGAGGGGGTCCAAGGAAAAAGGCTGGTAACTAGTGCCTTATGTAATGGTGCTATACAGTTCTTCAACTGATGTAAAATTTTGATTACAAAACTAGAAAATTCCAGTCAAATCATTTGTAGGATAttactttctgttttcatttggtTTCAGCTAAGCTATGTGGACTGATCAGGAAAACTTTCAGGCATTGATTGGGAATGATTAGCTCTCCATGTGTTTTGGAGTATTATAACTTAAAGAGGAACAGAAAAGACAATGACAAATGgattagagtttttttttttttttacatccagATGTTAGTTGTATGTTAATGAGGGATGTGTCGACTTCTTCTATCGGTTGTTACTTAAGGCTATAAAGTAGCTGTGTTCTCACCTCAGCTAGCAGTCATCACTTGTTAAGTACAAAGCCATGTGCGGTCCTGGTGCCTTACGTCACCATGCTGTCATCACAGCCGAGTACGGAGGAGTCATGTTAAATATCAAAGGCTGGGGTTGGAATTCATATTCTTCATAGCTTGTGTGGGTTCAGAGGAATGATTAAAGACTGCTTGATCATTTGATCAGTGCAACCCGCTGCTGTAAATGTGTGTAGGCCAACCAGGCAAGTGAAAGGTACTTTGTCTCTCGGGAGGAAGCATCTGCTATTCTGCTCTGTCATTCGATCATGCAGCACCTCCAGCCAAGAGTGGGTATTGGTATTGTCATTTAGTCAAGGTGTTTTCAACATTTCTGGGAAGGAGTGAAGAGGAATTGTCTTTTCTTTGATACTATTTACTTCTGGTTCACTTGAAAAGCATGCTCCTGCCCTGCATGAAACCCTGGGGCCGGTCATTTGtgggctttgttttcatttatgagAGGAAATTAAATCAGATTCCAGACAGATGCCCAGTATCGTTTCAagtatgatttgttttttataatttcCCTTGGAAAGATACCAGTTGGCTGAAATATCCTCAGTGcccttaaaacaaacatttcttaaaatatCATGCACATTTAATATAATAGCATGAAAACACTCACAGATGCCTTTCTTCAGCGAACCCCTCCTTGGATGGCTACTGTCTGACTTTATGTGATGAAAATGCAACTTACCAAACAAGAGAGATAAAgatatacaaaaatatataagcTATACAAAAACTATTACAGTATACcgattgtttttttattatttattattttatttatttttacctttattattattattattattatttacaaactgaattttaacagtaatttttgcctttcttttctGCCAGCTGGGgagaaagcagagaaaaagcAGGCAGCTCCAAGCCAAGAGGAAGCCAAGGTGGATGTTTCTCGTCTGGACCTTCGTGTTGGACGTATCATCACAGCTGAGAAGCACCCAGATGCAGACAGTCTGTATGTGGAACAGGTCGATGTGGGAGAGGCCTCTCCACGAACAGTAGTCAGTGGGCTAGTGAAACACATTCCTTTGGACCAGGTATAGTATAACTCACTTATACCTGCATGCTAGTTTACTCTATACACCGAGCCTTCCTCATACAAGACCCTAAATTCATCTTCGGGTTATAAATATTTGCTATCTGacattatttcttttattaCAAATTTatagcagtgtttcccacagagtaatagtcatttattttattgcaagTGGGTTATTTTTACTACTTTGATACATGACATAACATTTGCCTGGCCACCTGGGATGCAGGTGTTTTTTTACACTCCATTTAAGAAGGCTGCAGTCCTCCAAGTGGGTGGTTCTGGTTCAAATCCAACCTGCTGCTcctatacttttattttttcattcctcactctctccCCTAATTCTCTACTCTATCCACCATCCTATTTAAATAAAGGCttaaagccccaaaataaatatttaaaaaagaaaactaaacaaatACAATCTCTTGTAGTTCTCCAATCTTATATATTTCTTTCAATTGTTAAATGCAACGATTGCAAACACACAACTACATCAAAGATGTAGcttgtgttttgtttgcttgACAATTAATAAGGTCATTTAGATGTCAGAAACAACAGCATTTCAGGTTTAGATCACTAAAGGTATCATGTCTTCTGCTGCTCAACTACTACTGTGACTACTACTGAGATGAATGCAAAAGCAGTCTTTTATTAAAAATTGGAGGCTAATAACGAGTGCTCACAGatgcaaaatggtgaaaaacagcagtaaaTATTTCAGTCCATGACTTTTATTAGTGGACTGAaatgtttgctgctgtttttaaagttcAGCCCAGTTAAATTCATGTGCACGTATCTGACTTTTCAATATGCAAGTTCTAAACATACataagacatgagcccagtaaAAATGTCGACACTGTTGTAGCATTAGCAGCAGTAACACAACCTTAAATGCTCTCTGACTACCGCTGGAAAGGCCAAACTATGACAGCCTTTTGCAGCAGTACTTACTGAGGCAATAAATTGAAAACTTCATGTAAATTTCCTTAACTGTCGTATTGAGGCCATTCTGTCAAGCAGGCAAGAGTGAAATATTTGAGGAAATACATTATGGGTTTTATGGCTATACTCTGGAGTGCCTGTTAAGCTAGAATAAATAATAGGCAGCATGCAGAAACCCGAGTCTGAGACGAGCTAATCAGAAAATAACTGTTAAGACAAGTTTCTACACCTCACATAAAATATAGCTCAAGTCCAACAGTTTGCTTTATAAATAACGTTACAGAACATTAACATACTAACCCCGACTTGCCTAAACTGCCCagggatgaaaaatgaaactaaaaccaTACCTCTGTCCAAGCAGCATGAGGGATTTTGAATTTATGAAGCCATTTCTTAAAAGTTGTGTATAAAAAGATGTGTGATTATTTTCTGAGGTCTGTTATACATCATCTCATGAAACGCTGGATtgctcttcttctctgtttttggcAGAAACTGcctttggtcttttttttcaaactttggtAAACCACAGAGGTCTCCAGGCtcgagtttttttgttttgctcccTCTGGTTTTTGAAATGAGGCAAACAAACCAGAAAACGCTGGACACAGTCATTTGAAATTGATTGATTGTAACAGTCAGTACGCTTTATATTGAATCCTGAAGTACTTGTCCTGTGATGTTTTCTAAACTATGGtggttttgtctctgttttcctgtgcaaaatggtaaaaaaaataaatgtgttaaatctTCTGTCCCTAATGCAGATGCAAAACCGCATGGCAGTCCTCATGTGTAACCTGAAGCCAGCTAAAATGAGAGGAGTGGTGTCCCAGGCTATGGTCATGTGCGCTAGCTCACCAGAAAAAGTGGAAATACTGGACCCTCCAAGTGGATCAGTACCCGGGGACAGAATCACCTTCCAGGGCTTCCCAGGTATAAAACATGCAATGATTGTTTACCCAGAAACATATTTATCATTAGGATAAAATTTAGAATTACAATCAtaaccaaacaaacaaagggATTCTTTCTCATCACTAACGGCACTCTCACACCTGGCCCAGTTGCCCCGTATCATGCTGAAACAATATTATCCTCACTCCCTTTGCACTGCTTGGGCTGGAACACAGGTACCGCTTGTACATAGGTCACCACATCATATCACACATGttcttttatttacttaaagTGCGGTCTAAGAGTCAGCTAACCTGTCACACCAGActgactgtttcacatatccatggcatgggaCGTGCCTAACATCCATCATGACAACACTGCATGGACAGTGAAAGGGACAGGAAAGGGTAGGACCTTTAAAAAAACCTGTATTATCtatgtcacattcattatgggtaAATCAGAAAATATGATGCAGTTGGCATGCTCTGCCACCAAGTAGTAAAACCTTTTGAATGCAAGCTCAACAGGCTATCATTGTTCATTCTTTGTGGAGCAAGTTGGTACAACAAACTCTTAGCCAGTCAAGAGAAGAGTTGACCTTggatatttttgacaaaatgttctttgcagatgatgtcacagcAGTGAAGAATACCCCTCAGGGAAGCAAGAAGCAATTACTGCATAGAGAAACGCTACCAAAGACAGTCTCCACAAAATGCTTCAGTCTTTAAGAAATTAAGGTTGTTGTTGAACCTTCTAGCTGCTAGAAACTACACATtagtaactagaaaagcactcagagagcgcagacctccgccattagccctatctcccaatagtgaagaatccttaaaaatattcctggatccagatggtgattcagatcactcccaaaatctaatcagttcttccttgtgccatttctcacatttcctgaaaatttaatcaaatccatccacaactttttgagttatgctgctaacaaactaacaaacccacccgatcacataacctccttggcggaggtaataacatTCATTCTCCTGACATGTTACAATCTCAGATCCTGGTGAAAACTCTTATTAGTTGACTCTCTAGTCCTATTTGGTGCTGGCTTAACGGCCTGATTTAACTTACTAATCATACTCACTGGCAGCAATGTTAACCACTGGTTTTCTATTGGcagtgagagagaaaaatgcCCCAATTGTAATCTTAAATTCAACAAATGTTGATGAGTTTGGAATCAAAGTACATGTAAGACATAAATAATGGAAAACATTGTTTCAGAGTCAAGGACCCTCTGTATTTAATGTGTCCCAGAATCAATGACCATTATTTAAGATTCTGACTCTGAAACTCAAATTTATAATAGAAGTTTGTGAAACTGGTTATTGCCACCCAGCCAAGGATTATCTTGATATTCATGCAGTCTTTTGAGAACTATTACAAAAAAAGGGATGCCCTCTAGAAAAGGATAAGGAGGTTATGATGAAGGTGGATCTGCGGTCCAATAACCCACAGCCCAGCTGAATAAGCTGGGGCTTTCATCCCTGCTGTCCACATGTCGCAGCCACTCCTAAAAGCTGCTTCATTCATGAAGGATCTTTTTGGCCAGAATATTTTTAATAGAtgctacattaaaaaaaaaagccctgcaGTAAATGTCTTTGGAAAAAATGTTCTcaagagaaaaggagaaaaaggggATTGACcagaaacagatttttttgttgtggCATAAAGTCAAAGTGAGGCTTCATATAATGGAAAATAAGAGGTGAAAGAAGTTTGTCCTTCCCTGTGTTTCTCTCTCCAAAGCGCCACAGTAGAGATTCTATTACAGCGAGCCCTATGCTGGTGTGAGTACATGGTTGTAATTGCCCACATTTCCTCAACTAATTGGGCCCAGTACTTCTGCTTGAACTTAAGAATGTACGCAAGTTGCTCATCAAAACCTCCTTCACGCTTCAGATCAAAAAAGACTGTTGCCACTCTTGGGTTGTAAACCGGCAGAAATGGCAGCTTTGGGAAATGAAACACATTTGTGTCCTCATACCCTGAAAGAGTTGCACAAAGAGCAAGAAGTTGACACCGGACAGAAGCCAGACAGTACAGGCTATGATATTTCACAAATGCCAagcaacatcaaaaacaaaggCATCATGAAATGAGAGCCTCCCTTAATTGTTTTCCCTGAATGCACATTTTGATTCTAAGAATTTCAGCAAACGTGTTTCGAATTACAGCCAAGAACAAATGGCAGCGTGAAAAAGCTGATGCTCGACTAGAACACAAAAGTAAGTCAAAGCACTCACAATTCGAGTGGGAGAAATAAAATGAGAATTGGCCTGATAAATCATCTATATATAATGGTCAGTCATTTGATCACGATTTGTTTTGGCTTCATCTTATAATACAGCTGGTATCAGTGGATGGAAAGTTGAACTCATCTATCAATGTGTCATAGCGTGAATGTATTAAAACAGCTTTGCTGTAGGTTATGCAAGGACATGACACTTCAGTAAAAGTCCataataaatcagtcatggatCCATAAATCCTGCATGTGTGAGCATGGGTGAGAATAGAAAAGGTGACTTTTCTTAATGCATCTATTTACTTTGTAATTACAGGTGAGCCGGACAAAGAGCTGAACCCCAAAAAGAAGGTGTGGGAGCAGGTTCAGCCAGACCTCCGCACAGACGACCAGTGTGTCGCTACCTACAAGGGAGCTGCCTTTGAAGTTGCTGGAAAAGGAGTGTGCAAAGCTCAAACCATG
Coding sequences within:
- the aimp1a gene encoding aminoacyl tRNA synthase complex-interacting multifunctional protein 1a produces the protein MFLARSLFKMSGHNPLLRLEQRAAEADQIIEYLKQQVQLLKEKAIVQASVREEKKLMVENAKLKNDIEELKKQLLEKEKSRGVREVPMPSSSASVECASKPTPLKPSGPSSSAAPAAAVQSPPPKDDNKKKKPEKKAGEKAEKKQAAPSQEEAKVDVSRLDLRVGRIITAEKHPDADSLYVEQVDVGEASPRTVVSGLVKHIPLDQMQNRMAVLMCNLKPAKMRGVVSQAMVMCASSPEKVEILDPPSGSVPGDRITFQGFPGEPDKELNPKKKVWEQVQPDLRTDDQCVATYKGAAFEVAGKGVCKAQTMSNSGIK